Proteins from a genomic interval of Phocoena phocoena chromosome 20, mPhoPho1.1, whole genome shotgun sequence:
- the PDPR gene encoding pyruvate dehydrogenase phosphatase regulatory subunit, mitochondrial isoform X1, whose protein sequence is MLYQLLSVVRRPRSSRGWQKWSSARGGASAAKAHSVALPAQAQVVICGGGIMGTSVAYHLSKMGWKDIVLLEQGRLAAGSTRFCAGILSTARHLTIEQKMAAYSNRLYRQLEQETGIHTGYIRTGSIFLAQTQDRLISLKRINSRLNVIGIPSEIISPKKVAELHPLLNVHDLVGAMHVPEDAVVSSADVALALASAASQNGVQIYDRTSILHVMVRKGQVTGVETDKGQIQCHYFVNCAGQWAYELGLSNEEPVSIPLHACEHFYLLTRPWETPLQSNTPTIVDADGRIYIRNWQGGILSGGFEKNPKPIFTEGKNQLEIQNLQEDWDHFEPLLSSLLRRMPELETMEIMKLVNCPETFTPDMRCIMGESPSVRGYFVLAGMNSAGLSFGGGAGRYLAEWMVHGYPSESVWELDLKRFGALQSSRTFLRHRVMEVMPLLYDLKVPRWDFQTGRQLRTSPLYDRLDAQGARWMEKHGFERPKYFVPPDKDLLALEQSKTFYKPDWFEIVESEVKCCKEAVCVIDMSSFTKFEITSTGDQALEILQYLFSNDLDVPVGHIVHTGMLNEGGGYENDCSIARLSKRSFFMISPTDQQVHCWAWLKKYMPEDSNLILEDVTWKYTALNLIGPRAVDVLSELSYAPMTPDHFPSLFCKEMSVGYANGIRVMSMTHTGEPGFMLYIPIEYALHVYNEVMSVGQKYGIRNAGYYALRSLRIEKFFAFWGQDLNTLTTPLECGRESRVKLDKGMDFIGRDALLQQKQNGVYKRLTMFILDDHDTDLDLWPWWGEPIYRNGQYVGKTTSSAYGYTLERHVCLGFVHNFSEDTGEEQVVTADFINRGEYEIDIAGHRFQAKAKLYPVTSLFTHKRRKDDVELSDLHGK, encoded by the exons ATGCTTTACCAGTTGCTATCGGTGGTCCGAAGACCAAGAAGCAGCCGAGGATGGCAGAAGTGGTCCTCAGCCAGAGGCGGTGCGTCAGCTGCCAAAGCGCATTCTGTGGCCCTGCCTGCCCAGGCACAGGTGGTCATCTGTGGTGGTGGAATCATGGGCACATCTGTGGCCTATCATCTCTCCAAGATGGGGTGGAAGGATATCGTCCTTTTGGAGCAGGGCAG gctggctgctggctctACGAGGTTCTGTGCTGGCATCCTAAGCACCGCCAGGCACTTGACCATTGAGCAAAAGATGGCAGCCTACTCAAACAGACTCTACCGTCAGTTAGAGCAGGAGACAGGGATCCATACAG gttaCATAAGGACAGGCTCGATCTTTCTGGCCCAAACTCAGGACCGGCTGATCTCCCTGAAGCGCATCAATTCAAGGCTGAA TGTTATAGGCATCCCCTCCGAGATCATCTCCCCCAAGAAAGTGGCTGAACTTCACCCTCTCCTCAATGTGCACGACCTGGTGGGGGCCATGCATGTCCCCGAGGATGCAGTGGTGTCCTCCGCTGATGTGGCTCTTGCCCTGGCAAGTGCTGCCTCCCAAAATG GTGTTCAGATCTATGACCGGACAAGTATTCTTCATGTTATGGTGAGGAAAGGTCAAGTCACTGGTGTGGAGACTGATAAAGGACAGATCCAGTGTCACTATTTTGTCAACTGTGCGGGTCAG TGGGCATACGAGCTGGGTCTGTCCAACGAGGAGCCGGTTAGTATCCCGTTACATGCCTGCGAACACTTCTACCTTCTGACTCGCCCCTGGGAGACCCCTCTGCAGAGCAACACACCAA CTATTGTGGATGCCGATGGAAGAATTTATATTCGGAACTGGCAGGGTGGCATCCTGTCTGGGGGCTTTGAGAAGAACCCAAAGCCAATTTTCACTGAGGGCAAGAACCAGCTGGAGATTCAGAATCTACAGGAAGACTGGGATCACTTTG AGCCCCTGTTGAGTTCCCTGCTGCGTAGGATGCCAGAACTGGAGACTATGGAGATCATGAAGTTGGTGAATTGCCCCGAGACCTTCACCCCGGACATGAGGTGCATCATGGGCGAGTCCCCTTCAGTGCGGGGCTACTTCGTCCTGGCGGGAATGAACTCTGCTGGCCTTTCGTTTGGTGGAGGAGCTGGAAG GTACCTCGCTGAGTGGATGGTGCATGGCTATCCCTCAGAAAGTGTCTGGGAACTGGACCTGAAGCGTTTTGGAGCCCTCCAGAGCAGCCGAACCTTCCTGCGCCACCGTGTCATGGAAGTCATGC CTCTTCTGTACGATCTGAAGGTTCCCCGCTGGGACTTCCAGACAGGAAGGCAGTTACGCACATCTCCTCTGTATGACCGGCTGGATGCACAAGGAGCCAGGTGGATGGAGAAACATGGATTTGAGAGGCCAAAGTACTTTGTGCCACCAGACAAGG ACCTGTTGGCCTTGGAGCAGAGCAAGACTTTTTACAAGCCAGACTGGTTTGAGATTGTGGAGTCCGAAGTCAAGTGCTGTAAGGAGGCCGTGTGTGTCATTGACATGTCCTCTTTCACAAAGTTTGAAATAACA TCCACCGGGGATCAGGCATTAGAAATTCTCCAATACCTCTTCTCCAATGACCTTGACGTGCCCGTGGGCCACATCGTGCATACCGGCATGCTCAACGAGGGCGGAGGGTACGAAAATGACTGCAGCATAGCACGGCTGAGCAAGCGAAG tttcttcatgatTTCTCCAACCGACCAACAGGTCCACTGTTGGGCCTGGCTTAAGAAATACATGCCAGAAGACAGCAACCTGATTCTGGAGGACGTCACCTGGAAATACACTG CCCTCAATCTGATTGGTCCTCGAGCTGTGGATGTGCTGTCTGAGTTGTCCTATGCCCCTATGACTCCAGACCATTTCCCAAGTCTGTTTTGCAAG GAGATGAGTGTGGGCTACGCAAATGGGATCCGGGTGATGAGCATGACTCACACGGGAGAGCCAGGATTCATGCTTTACATTCCTATAGAG TACGCCCTGCACGTATACAACGAAGTGATGAGTGTTGGACAGAAATACGGAATCCGGAATGCTGGGTATTATGCTCTTCGTAGTCTCCGAATTGAAAAGTTTTTTGCCTTCTGGGGTCAGGATTTAAACACCCTCACCACACCCCTGGAATGCGGACGAGAGTCTCGGGTGAAGTTAGACAAG GGGATGGATTTCATTGGGCGAGATGCCCTGCTGCAGCAGAAGCAGAACGGGGTGTACAAACGCCTCACTATGTTCATCCTGGACGACCACGACACAGACCTGGACCTCTGGCCTTGGTGGGGGGAGCCCATTTACCGAAACGGGCAGTACGTGGGCAAGACCACCAGCAGCGCATATGGTTACACCCTAGAGCGCCACGTGTGCCTGGGCTTTGTGCACAATTTTTCCGAGGACACCGGAGAAGAGCAGGTGGTGACAGCAGATTTCATCAACCGGGGAGAATATGAGATTGACATTGCAGGACACCGGTTCCAGGCCAAGGCCAAGCTCTACCCGGTCACCTCCCTCTTCACTCATAAGCGCCGAAAGGATGACGTGGAGCTCAGTGACTTGCACGGGAAGTAA
- the PDPR gene encoding pyruvate dehydrogenase phosphatase regulatory subunit, mitochondrial isoform X2, whose translation MGTSVAYHLSKMGWKDIVLLEQGRLAAGSTRFCAGILSTARHLTIEQKMAAYSNRLYRQLEQETGIHTGYIRTGSIFLAQTQDRLISLKRINSRLNVIGIPSEIISPKKVAELHPLLNVHDLVGAMHVPEDAVVSSADVALALASAASQNAIVDADGRIYIRNWQGGILSGGFEKNPKPIFTEGKNQLEIQNLQEDWDHFEPLLSSLLRRMPELETMEIMKLVNCPETFTPDMRCIMGESPSVRGYFVLAGMNSAGLSFGGGAGRYLAEWMVHGYPSESVWELDLKRFGALQSSRTFLRHRVMEVMPLLYDLKVPRWDFQTGRQLRTSPLYDRLDAQGARWMEKHGFERPKYFVPPDKDLLALEQSKTFYKPDWFEIVESEVKCCKEAVCVIDMSSFTKFEITSTGDQALEILQYLFSNDLDVPVGHIVHTGMLNEGGGYENDCSIARLSKRSFFMISPTDQQVHCWAWLKKYMPEDSNLILEDVTWKYTALNLIGPRAVDVLSELSYAPMTPDHFPSLFCKEMSVGYANGIRVMSMTHTGEPGFMLYIPIEYALHVYNEVMSVGQKYGIRNAGYYALRSLRIEKFFAFWGQDLNTLTTPLECGRESRVKLDKGMDFIGRDALLQQKQNGVYKRLTMFILDDHDTDLDLWPWWGEPIYRNGQYVGKTTSSAYGYTLERHVCLGFVHNFSEDTGEEQVVTADFINRGEYEIDIAGHRFQAKAKLYPVTSLFTHKRRKDDVELSDLHGK comes from the exons ATGGGCACATCTGTGGCCTATCATCTCTCCAAGATGGGGTGGAAGGATATCGTCCTTTTGGAGCAGGGCAG gctggctgctggctctACGAGGTTCTGTGCTGGCATCCTAAGCACCGCCAGGCACTTGACCATTGAGCAAAAGATGGCAGCCTACTCAAACAGACTCTACCGTCAGTTAGAGCAGGAGACAGGGATCCATACAG gttaCATAAGGACAGGCTCGATCTTTCTGGCCCAAACTCAGGACCGGCTGATCTCCCTGAAGCGCATCAATTCAAGGCTGAA TGTTATAGGCATCCCCTCCGAGATCATCTCCCCCAAGAAAGTGGCTGAACTTCACCCTCTCCTCAATGTGCACGACCTGGTGGGGGCCATGCATGTCCCCGAGGATGCAGTGGTGTCCTCCGCTGATGTGGCTCTTGCCCTGGCAAGTGCTGCCTCCCAAAATG CTATTGTGGATGCCGATGGAAGAATTTATATTCGGAACTGGCAGGGTGGCATCCTGTCTGGGGGCTTTGAGAAGAACCCAAAGCCAATTTTCACTGAGGGCAAGAACCAGCTGGAGATTCAGAATCTACAGGAAGACTGGGATCACTTTG AGCCCCTGTTGAGTTCCCTGCTGCGTAGGATGCCAGAACTGGAGACTATGGAGATCATGAAGTTGGTGAATTGCCCCGAGACCTTCACCCCGGACATGAGGTGCATCATGGGCGAGTCCCCTTCAGTGCGGGGCTACTTCGTCCTGGCGGGAATGAACTCTGCTGGCCTTTCGTTTGGTGGAGGAGCTGGAAG GTACCTCGCTGAGTGGATGGTGCATGGCTATCCCTCAGAAAGTGTCTGGGAACTGGACCTGAAGCGTTTTGGAGCCCTCCAGAGCAGCCGAACCTTCCTGCGCCACCGTGTCATGGAAGTCATGC CTCTTCTGTACGATCTGAAGGTTCCCCGCTGGGACTTCCAGACAGGAAGGCAGTTACGCACATCTCCTCTGTATGACCGGCTGGATGCACAAGGAGCCAGGTGGATGGAGAAACATGGATTTGAGAGGCCAAAGTACTTTGTGCCACCAGACAAGG ACCTGTTGGCCTTGGAGCAGAGCAAGACTTTTTACAAGCCAGACTGGTTTGAGATTGTGGAGTCCGAAGTCAAGTGCTGTAAGGAGGCCGTGTGTGTCATTGACATGTCCTCTTTCACAAAGTTTGAAATAACA TCCACCGGGGATCAGGCATTAGAAATTCTCCAATACCTCTTCTCCAATGACCTTGACGTGCCCGTGGGCCACATCGTGCATACCGGCATGCTCAACGAGGGCGGAGGGTACGAAAATGACTGCAGCATAGCACGGCTGAGCAAGCGAAG tttcttcatgatTTCTCCAACCGACCAACAGGTCCACTGTTGGGCCTGGCTTAAGAAATACATGCCAGAAGACAGCAACCTGATTCTGGAGGACGTCACCTGGAAATACACTG CCCTCAATCTGATTGGTCCTCGAGCTGTGGATGTGCTGTCTGAGTTGTCCTATGCCCCTATGACTCCAGACCATTTCCCAAGTCTGTTTTGCAAG GAGATGAGTGTGGGCTACGCAAATGGGATCCGGGTGATGAGCATGACTCACACGGGAGAGCCAGGATTCATGCTTTACATTCCTATAGAG TACGCCCTGCACGTATACAACGAAGTGATGAGTGTTGGACAGAAATACGGAATCCGGAATGCTGGGTATTATGCTCTTCGTAGTCTCCGAATTGAAAAGTTTTTTGCCTTCTGGGGTCAGGATTTAAACACCCTCACCACACCCCTGGAATGCGGACGAGAGTCTCGGGTGAAGTTAGACAAG GGGATGGATTTCATTGGGCGAGATGCCCTGCTGCAGCAGAAGCAGAACGGGGTGTACAAACGCCTCACTATGTTCATCCTGGACGACCACGACACAGACCTGGACCTCTGGCCTTGGTGGGGGGAGCCCATTTACCGAAACGGGCAGTACGTGGGCAAGACCACCAGCAGCGCATATGGTTACACCCTAGAGCGCCACGTGTGCCTGGGCTTTGTGCACAATTTTTCCGAGGACACCGGAGAAGAGCAGGTGGTGACAGCAGATTTCATCAACCGGGGAGAATATGAGATTGACATTGCAGGACACCGGTTCCAGGCCAAGGCCAAGCTCTACCCGGTCACCTCCCTCTTCACTCATAAGCGCCGAAAGGATGACGTGGAGCTCAGTGACTTGCACGGGAAGTAA